A genome region from Dehalococcoidia bacterium includes the following:
- the aroC gene encoding chorismate synthase has protein sequence MGHLRFLTAGESHGKGLLVIVEGVPAGLPLNEGYIAAHMRRRQLGYGRGKRQQIEQDAAEIVSGVRHGLTMGSPIGLRIENKDWNNANWQKRMAVEPIEDEIEKLTQMRPGHADLAGSVKYGLDDVRPVLERASARETAARVAAGAVARRLLEEMGVRIHSQVLAVGEVEASPPEPPDWEAVEASPVHCADAAAEKLMIERIDRAREEFDTLGGIFEVRATGAPIGLGSHVQWDRKLDGRLAQAIMSIQAVKGVEIGTGFANARSPGSQVQDVILPREQWSDRPWVHASNRAGGLEGGITNGEDIVVRGALKPISTLPRPLATADLHTGDSTPAFYERSDVCVVPAAGVIGEAMVALVLADAALEKFGGDHVEETLRNFRAYQKTTGPRGRDRPD, from the coding sequence ATGGGCCACCTGCGCTTTCTGACCGCCGGCGAGTCCCACGGCAAGGGCCTCCTCGTGATCGTCGAGGGCGTGCCCGCCGGGCTCCCGCTGAACGAGGGGTACATAGCCGCCCACATGCGCCGCAGGCAGCTTGGCTACGGCCGAGGCAAGCGGCAGCAGATCGAGCAGGACGCGGCGGAGATCGTCAGCGGCGTGCGCCACGGCCTGACGATGGGCAGCCCCATTGGCCTGCGCATCGAAAACAAGGACTGGAATAACGCCAACTGGCAGAAGCGCATGGCCGTCGAGCCCATCGAGGACGAGATCGAGAAGCTGACGCAGATGCGCCCCGGCCATGCCGACCTCGCTGGCTCGGTGAAGTACGGCCTCGACGACGTCCGCCCCGTCCTGGAGCGCGCCAGCGCCCGCGAGACGGCGGCGCGAGTCGCCGCCGGGGCGGTCGCGCGCAGGCTGCTCGAGGAGATGGGGGTGCGCATCCACAGCCAGGTGCTGGCGGTCGGCGAGGTCGAAGCGTCCCCGCCTGAGCCGCCGGACTGGGAGGCGGTCGAGGCCTCGCCGGTCCACTGCGCCGACGCCGCGGCAGAGAAACTCATGATCGAGCGCATCGACCGCGCCAGGGAGGAATTCGACACGCTTGGCGGCATCTTCGAGGTGCGCGCCACGGGTGCGCCGATTGGCCTGGGGAGCCACGTGCAGTGGGACCGCAAGCTCGATGGCCGCCTCGCCCAGGCGATCATGAGCATCCAGGCGGTAAAGGGAGTCGAGATCGGCACGGGTTTCGCAAACGCGCGCAGCCCCGGCTCGCAGGTGCAGGACGTTATCCTGCCCCGCGAGCAATGGTCGGACCGCCCCTGGGTGCACGCCTCCAACCGCGCCGGCGGCCTCGAGGGTGGCATCACGAACGGCGAGGACATAGTCGTGCGCGGCGCCCTCAAGCCGATATCGACGCTGCCGCGCCCCCTGGCTACGGCAGACCTGCACACCGGCGACTCCACGCCGGCGTTCTACGAGCGCTCGGACGTCTGCGTCGTGCCCGCGGCCGGGGTAATAGGCGAGGCGATGGTGGCCCTGGTGCTGGCCGACGCCGCGCTGGAGAAATTCGGCGGCGATCACGTCGAAGAGACGCTGCGCAACTTCCGCGCCTACCAGAAGACGACGGGCCCACGCGGTCGCGATAGACCGGATTAG
- the aroB gene encoding 3-dehydroquinate synthase, giving the protein MSACRRLTITGFMGTGKSTVARLVAKRLGWDAVDSDDLVTQAAGKGMDRIFHEEGEAAMRGRELEVFRALASRQDVVVSAGGGAMLLEETRRLIVESGLVVCLTASPDTITVRLDAEQASARPMIATWERGARVRRLLDQRAAVYDLADFTIATDVLSPEEVAEEVVRLFRTYGERAWRRPGRVEELTRTPSILPPIVDAPGAAVIVRTPSADYPVYVGWGELERLGEHVRRATGSRRAFLVSDQSVMRHWGEVALAGLRAAGLETVASALPPGDGTKSLASAGKLYGWLAEHRAERKDSIVALGGGMVGDLAGFVAATYMRGVPVVQVPTTLLGMVDASIGGKTAVNHAGIKNIVGAFYQPRAVVADAATLKTLPRRELVEGMGEVIKHALIADASLPDLLEARLEDLLALDQALTTDVVSRNIQIKASIVSRDERETGGVREFLNYGHTLGHAFEAAGDYQALLHGEAVAAGMMAAATIGVRMGVTPSGLLERQRRLIERAGLPLRPPPGLDAGRVREALALDKKVVSGTQRWVLLEDVGRPVIRDDVPTGLVEEVLRQLNG; this is encoded by the coding sequence ATGTCCGCCTGCAGGCGATTGACCATTACCGGCTTCATGGGCACGGGCAAGTCCACGGTGGCGCGCCTGGTGGCGAAGAGGCTTGGTTGGGACGCAGTCGACAGCGATGACCTCGTTACGCAGGCCGCTGGCAAAGGGATGGATCGCATCTTTCATGAAGAGGGCGAGGCGGCGATGCGCGGCCGCGAGTTGGAGGTCTTCCGAGCGCTTGCTTCGCGCCAGGATGTCGTGGTCTCCGCAGGGGGCGGCGCGATGCTCCTGGAGGAGACCCGCCGCCTGATAGTCGAATCCGGGCTCGTCGTTTGTCTGACCGCTTCACCGGACACAATTACGGTCCGTCTCGACGCAGAGCAGGCCAGCGCCCGCCCGATGATTGCCACTTGGGAGCGCGGCGCGCGCGTCCGGCGGCTCCTGGACCAGAGAGCGGCTGTTTACGACCTTGCTGACTTCACGATTGCCACGGATGTCCTCTCGCCGGAGGAGGTCGCGGAGGAAGTCGTCCGGTTGTTCAGGACATACGGTGAGCGAGCCTGGCGCCGGCCGGGCCGCGTTGAGGAGCTAACGCGGACTCCTTCCATCCTGCCGCCTATCGTCGACGCTCCCGGCGCCGCCGTCATCGTCCGCACGCCGTCCGCCGACTACCCCGTATACGTTGGCTGGGGTGAGCTCGAGCGGCTCGGCGAACATGTCCGGCGCGCGACCGGCTCCCGGCGCGCTTTCCTGGTGAGCGACCAGTCGGTGATGCGCCATTGGGGCGAGGTCGCGCTCGCGGGCCTGCGGGCCGCCGGCCTGGAGACGGTGGCCTCGGCGTTGCCGCCCGGGGACGGGACCAAGAGCCTCGCCTCGGCGGGCAAGTTGTACGGTTGGCTCGCCGAACATCGCGCCGAGCGCAAGGACTCGATCGTCGCCCTCGGCGGCGGCATGGTGGGCGACCTTGCCGGCTTCGTCGCCGCGACCTACATGCGCGGCGTGCCCGTGGTGCAGGTGCCCACGACGCTGCTCGGCATGGTCGACGCCTCGATTGGAGGCAAGACCGCCGTCAACCACGCCGGCATCAAGAACATCGTCGGCGCCTTCTATCAGCCGCGGGCGGTAGTGGCGGACGCCGCAACCCTCAAGACCCTGCCGCGGCGCGAGCTCGTCGAAGGCATGGGCGAGGTCATCAAGCACGCCCTCATTGCCGATGCGTCGCTCCCGGACCTCCTGGAGGCGCGCCTTGAGGACCTCCTTGCGCTCGACCAGGCGCTTACCACCGATGTCGTCTCGCGCAATATCCAGATCAAGGCGTCCATCGTGAGCAGGGACGAGCGCGAGACCGGCGGCGTGCGCGAGTTCCTCAACTACGGGCACACGCTTGGCCACGCCTTCGAGGCCGCGGGCGACTACCAGGCCCTCTTGCATGGCGAGGCTGTCGCCGCCGGCATGATGGCCGCCGCGACGATCGGTGTGCGCATGGGCGTAACTCCTTCAGGGCTCCTGGAACGCCAGAGGCGCCTGATCGAGCGCGCGGGCCTGCCCTTGCGGCCGCCGCCTGGCCTGGACGCCGGCCGCGTGCGCGAGGCACTGGCCCTGGACAAGAAGGTCGTCAGCGGGACTCAGCGCTGGGTGTTGCTGGAGGACGTGGGTCGCCCCGTAATCCGCGATGACGTGCCCACGGGGCTCGTCGAAGAGGTGCTGCGCCAGCTTAACGGCTGA
- a CDS encoding acyltransferase family protein, producing the protein MQEGKRTPYLPGLDGLRALSVIAVVLYHAGQSWLPGGFLGVEVFLVISGYIITAGLLAEWRETGSLAVVDFWGRRARRLLPALFVLLLALLAGAALASPGELPALRSDALAAFFYVTNWDLIFSRVDYFESFGRPPLLQHLWSLAVEEQFYIVWPVVLALMLRLLRPRLAAAALLLAACASAVLMATLYEDVYDASRIYYGTDTRAAGLLLGAALACFAPPGGQTSPGMRALAGVAGAAGLATLLGAMLLIGQYEPFLYRGGFLVTGLGTAGVILAVSLPSDLISKPLGIPPLRWLGLRSYGVYLWHWPLLLLTAPLAEGAWWLLPAQLALIATVSEASFRLVEMPCRRGALSRLWAGLVSPAADTWGYRRTLGTLTGVVGVVAVAVSFTAASPSSARASHSDAVPQPLVPYVYKSDDASVLAEEWAPLPAARPAPAPQPPPPAPAAAPPARPLPAVGAVPMPDGLSVTAIGDSVLLGAARQLAYVIGDIEVDAEVGRQVWAGIGLLRQRRDEGRLGDVVVIAFGSNGSFSAKEFAQVMDVLADVRLVVFVNVRVPRPWEEANNSVIARGVASYRNAVLVDWYAASEGHPELFGNDGVHLTGAGVRLYAGLIADAIIANWK; encoded by the coding sequence GTGCAGGAAGGCAAGCGCACGCCTTACCTGCCCGGCCTCGACGGCCTCCGCGCGCTCTCCGTCATTGCCGTTGTCCTCTATCACGCCGGACAGTCATGGCTTCCGGGCGGCTTCCTCGGCGTCGAAGTCTTCCTCGTGATCAGCGGCTACATCATCACCGCCGGCCTCCTGGCGGAATGGCGCGAGACGGGGAGCCTTGCTGTGGTCGACTTCTGGGGCCGGCGGGCGAGGCGGCTCCTGCCGGCGTTGTTCGTGTTGTTGCTGGCGCTACTGGCGGGCGCGGCGCTGGCTTCTCCCGGAGAGCTGCCAGCGCTGCGCTCTGACGCCCTCGCCGCCTTCTTCTACGTCACAAACTGGGACCTGATCTTCTCGAGAGTCGATTACTTCGAGAGCTTCGGCCGTCCGCCGCTGCTGCAGCACCTCTGGTCGCTCGCGGTCGAGGAACAGTTCTACATCGTCTGGCCTGTCGTCCTCGCGTTGATGCTGCGCCTGCTGAGGCCGCGCCTAGCGGCGGCGGCACTCCTCCTCGCGGCCTGCGCCTCGGCGGTCCTGATGGCGACGCTGTACGAGGACGTGTACGACGCCTCGCGCATCTACTACGGCACCGACACTCGCGCGGCCGGGCTCCTGCTCGGCGCCGCGCTTGCCTGCTTCGCCCCGCCGGGGGGCCAGACTTCACCCGGGATGCGGGCGCTCGCAGGAGTAGCCGGCGCGGCCGGACTGGCGACACTCCTTGGGGCCATGCTGCTGATCGGCCAGTACGAACCCTTTCTGTACAGGGGCGGGTTCCTCGTCACAGGCCTCGGGACGGCGGGCGTAATCCTGGCCGTCTCCCTGCCGTCAGACCTGATCTCGAAGCCACTCGGCATCCCGCCCCTGCGCTGGCTGGGGCTGCGTTCCTACGGCGTCTACCTCTGGCACTGGCCCCTGTTGCTCCTCACCGCACCCCTGGCAGAAGGGGCCTGGTGGCTCCTTCCGGCCCAGCTCGCCCTCATCGCCACCGTGTCCGAGGCCTCGTTCCGGCTCGTAGAGATGCCGTGCCGGCGCGGTGCGCTCTCGCGGCTCTGGGCCGGCCTCGTCTCGCCGGCGGCCGATACGTGGGGCTATAGACGCACCCTGGGGACGCTGACCGGCGTCGTTGGCGTCGTCGCCGTCGCGGTGTCCTTCACGGCCGCGAGCCCTTCTTCGGCGCGGGCCAGTCACAGCGACGCCGTCCCCCAGCCTCTCGTTCCTTATGTCTACAAGAGCGACGACGCTTCGGTGCTGGCCGAAGAGTGGGCGCCACTGCCAGCGGCGAGACCTGCACCTGCCCCGCAGCCGCCGCCACCCGCGCCTGCCGCCGCGCCGCCGGCCCGCCCGCTCCCGGCCGTTGGCGCCGTCCCTATGCCCGACGGACTCAGCGTGACCGCGATCGGCGACTCGGTGCTCCTCGGCGCGGCCCGCCAGCTTGCCTACGTCATCGGCGACATCGAGGTCGACGCCGAGGTCGGCCGGCAGGTCTGGGCCGGCATCGGGTTGCTGCGGCAACGCAGGGACGAAGGCCGCCTGGGTGACGTCGTCGTCATTGCCTTCGGCAGCAACGGCTCGTTCAGCGCGAAGGAATTCGCCCAGGTAATGGACGTCCTTGCGGACGTGCGACTGGTAGTGTTCGTGAACGTGCGCGTCCCTCGCCCCTGGGAGGAGGCCAACAACAGCGTGATCGCCCGCGGCGTAGCCTCCTACCGGAACGCTGTGCTGGTCGACTGGTACGCCGCGAGCGAGGGGCACCCGGAGCTCTTCGGCAACGACGGCGTGCACCTTACAGGCGCGGGCGTGCGGCTCTACGCAGGCCTCATCGCCGACGCGATCATCGCGAACTGGAAGTAG
- a CDS encoding phosphoenolpyruvate carboxykinase (GTP), which yields MTKAVEAFAAEWAALTGASRIELVGPEDEARLTEEALSAGEVQPVFGHRYYARSYVKDTARSEERTFVSTSSERDRGVYNNWRFAADLKPRVMSLMEGASRGKTMYVIPYLMSNPGSPLAPWAAGVELTDSRLVVLHMLRMTRVGLSYLGGGGGFVKGVHVTGDLEHLGQGTPDDRRHFVTVADERLIIHFGSSYGGNALLAKIAHGLRQASYDGWRSGRFLAEQFMLIGVHDRLTGETSYIAGGFPSASGKTNLAMLVPPPPLDQRYEVQFLGDDIAWMYVDEADGRLYAMNPEYGVFGVAKDTNERTNPNAMRAIGPDTGTLFTNTAYNPATQDVWWEGKTEVPPRGGGWLDWRGQAIPEAPLGGRDGATQEEWSHPNSRFTTALKNVPNLSPRWQDPKGVPLDAIIFGGRVRRREPLVRAILDLADGVYDGLTLGAEATAAAEGKAGVLRYDPMSMRPFLSYGEGDYARHWLDVLGRARERPIFAHVNWFQRDESGAYLWPGYGENLRALLWLLDLKAGRVKGCETPVGVIPAPGELNLEGLDIPASRLERLLRYDPEEWRPEVESRREHLRQFERLPEEIWKAHERLAEAVGA from the coding sequence GTGACGAAAGCTGTCGAGGCCTTTGCCGCTGAGTGGGCGGCCCTAACCGGAGCCTCGCGCATCGAGCTCGTCGGCCCGGAGGACGAGGCCAGGCTTACCGAAGAGGCGCTGAGCGCGGGCGAGGTCCAGCCTGTGTTCGGCCACCGCTACTACGCGCGCTCATACGTCAAAGACACGGCACGTTCGGAAGAGCGCACCTTCGTATCGACGTCGTCAGAGCGCGACCGCGGCGTCTACAACAACTGGCGCTTCGCGGCCGACCTCAAACCCAGGGTGATGTCACTGATGGAGGGCGCCTCACGGGGCAAGACCATGTACGTGATCCCGTACCTGATGTCGAACCCGGGGTCACCCCTGGCGCCGTGGGCCGCGGGCGTCGAACTGACGGACAGCCGCCTGGTGGTCCTCCACATGCTGCGCATGACGCGCGTCGGCCTGAGTTATCTCGGCGGCGGAGGCGGCTTCGTCAAGGGCGTGCACGTCACGGGTGACCTCGAACACCTCGGGCAGGGGACGCCGGACGACCGCCGTCACTTCGTGACCGTGGCAGACGAGCGCTTGATCATCCACTTCGGCTCCTCCTACGGTGGCAATGCCCTGCTCGCGAAGATCGCCCACGGCCTGCGCCAGGCCTCCTACGACGGCTGGCGCAGCGGGCGCTTTCTCGCCGAGCAGTTCATGCTGATCGGCGTCCACGACAGGCTCACCGGCGAGACGTCCTACATTGCCGGGGGTTTCCCCAGCGCTTCCGGCAAGACCAACCTGGCGATGCTGGTGCCGCCGCCACCGCTGGACCAGCGATACGAGGTCCAGTTCCTGGGTGACGACATAGCCTGGATGTATGTCGATGAGGCGGATGGCCGTCTTTACGCCATGAACCCGGAGTATGGAGTCTTCGGGGTGGCCAAAGACACTAACGAGCGCACTAATCCCAACGCGATGCGTGCCATCGGACCGGACACCGGTACCCTCTTCACCAACACCGCCTACAACCCGGCGACGCAGGACGTGTGGTGGGAGGGTAAGACGGAGGTACCGCCTCGCGGTGGCGGCTGGCTCGACTGGCGGGGACAGGCGATCCCGGAAGCGCCACTGGGCGGCCGCGACGGCGCTACCCAGGAAGAATGGTCTCACCCGAACAGCCGCTTCACCACTGCCCTGAAGAACGTACCCAACCTCAGCCCGCGCTGGCAGGACCCGAAGGGCGTGCCGTTGGACGCGATAATATTCGGCGGGCGCGTGCGCCGGCGCGAACCGCTGGTCCGCGCCATTCTCGACCTCGCCGACGGGGTCTACGACGGCCTCACGCTCGGGGCAGAGGCGACGGCGGCGGCCGAAGGCAAGGCCGGCGTCCTGCGATACGACCCCATGTCGATGCGGCCGTTCCTCAGCTATGGCGAGGGAGACTACGCCCGGCACTGGCTGGATGTGCTCGGACGCGCGCGGGAGCGGCCCATCTTCGCCCACGTCAACTGGTTTCAGCGCGACGAGTCTGGCGCTTATCTGTGGCCCGGCTACGGCGAGAACCTGCGCGCTCTCCTCTGGCTCCTTGACCTCAAGGCCGGGCGGGTAAAGGGATGTGAGACGCCGGTCGGCGTGATTCCGGCGCCGGGTGAGCTCAACCTCGAAGGGCTGGACATCCCGGCGTCCCGCCTCGAGCGCCTGCTGCGCTACGACCCCGAAGAATGGCGTCCTGAGGTCGAGAGCCGGCGCGAGCACCTCCGCCAGTTCGAGCGGCTCCCCGAAGAGATCTGGAAGGCGCACGAACGGCTCGCCGAAGCCGTCGGCGCCTAG
- a CDS encoding zinc-dependent alcohol dehydrogenase family protein, protein MRAMVLRSPRRAAARPLGLEDYEAPLPGPGELLLRLSACAVCRTDLQLCEGDIAPRRLPVVPGHQAVGRVEAVGEGVEGWRVGERAGIGWLAGACGACGFCTGGRENLCEQAEFTGWDRDGGFAERMVVRAAFTLRLPESFADDVAAAPLLCGGIIGYRSLKRSGIQPGGRLGLYGFGASALLALQVAKHWGCEVFVCSRSEKDRVRALEAGADWYGLYDDLPPAPLDAAVTFAPTGSVVVAALKALARGATVAINAIHLDQMPSFPYELLWLERNIVSVANYTRADAAEFMALAAEAGVRTTVRTFALEEANEALVDLAEGRVEGAAVLRVG, encoded by the coding sequence ATGCGCGCGATGGTGCTCAGGTCGCCCCGGAGGGCCGCGGCCCGACCGCTGGGACTCGAGGACTACGAGGCTCCCCTCCCCGGCCCGGGCGAGTTGCTGCTGAGGCTGTCCGCCTGTGCCGTCTGCCGCACGGACCTGCAGTTGTGCGAAGGGGACATCGCGCCGCGCCGGCTGCCGGTCGTGCCCGGACACCAGGCAGTCGGGCGGGTCGAAGCCGTCGGTGAGGGCGTCGAAGGCTGGCGTGTCGGGGAGAGGGCGGGCATCGGCTGGCTGGCCGGGGCCTGCGGCGCCTGCGGCTTCTGTACCGGCGGGCGCGAGAACCTGTGCGAGCAGGCCGAGTTCACGGGCTGGGACCGCGACGGCGGCTTCGCGGAGCGCATGGTGGTGCGGGCCGCCTTCACCCTGCGCCTCCCTGAGTCCTTCGCCGACGACGTCGCGGCGGCGCCGCTCCTCTGCGGCGGGATCATCGGCTACCGGTCTCTCAAGCGGTCGGGCATCCAGCCGGGAGGGCGCCTCGGCCTGTACGGCTTCGGCGCCTCGGCCCTGCTGGCGCTGCAGGTCGCGAAGCACTGGGGCTGTGAGGTCTTCGTCTGTAGCCGGAGCGAGAAGGACCGGGTCCGCGCGCTCGAGGCCGGCGCGGACTGGTACGGCCTCTACGACGATCTCCCGCCCGCGCCTCTGGACGCTGCCGTGACGTTTGCGCCCACGGGGAGCGTCGTCGTCGCCGCCCTGAAGGCATTGGCGAGGGGCGCCACGGTAGCAATCAATGCCATTCACCTCGACCAGATGCCTTCCTTCCCTTACGAGCTGCTCTGGCTCGAGCGCAATATCGTCAGCGTGGCGAATTACACGCGGGCGGATGCGGCCGAGTTCATGGCGCTGGCGGCAGAAGCTGGCGTCCGCACCACCGTGCGCACCTTTGCGTTGGAGGAGGCAAACGAAGCGCTGGTCGATCTGGCCGAAGGGCGCGTCGAAGGCGCCGCGGTGCTGCGAGTGGGCTAG
- the aroE gene encoding shikimate dehydrogenase encodes MKLAALIGYPLAHSVTPAMHAAAFGALGIDARCEKWVTPPDELPATVAKLRAPEMLGANVTVPHKEAVIPLLDRLDESARLIGAVNCIARAGDGALSGHNTDKYGFLRSLRESGFDPAGRPVLVLGAGGAARAVVAGLIEAGAGSVRIANRTPERAHALARAFGRPVEAIEWQEESLAAACAAVDLIVNTTPMGTARTALAAESPLDERHFRPGVYAFDLVYNPAETPFLAAARSAGAVAVGGLDMLVYQGAESIRLWTGREPPVDLMREAAREALQAPGAAVIAGEG; translated from the coding sequence GTGAAGCTCGCCGCCCTGATCGGCTACCCGCTTGCGCACTCCGTGACTCCGGCGATGCACGCCGCCGCCTTCGGCGCGCTGGGCATCGACGCCCGTTGCGAGAAGTGGGTGACGCCTCCCGACGAGCTGCCGGCGACGGTCGCCAAGCTGAGGGCGCCGGAGATGCTGGGGGCGAACGTGACCGTGCCTCACAAGGAGGCCGTGATCCCGCTGCTCGACAGGCTTGATGAATCGGCAAGGCTGATCGGGGCCGTCAACTGCATCGCTCGCGCCGGCGACGGCGCCCTGAGCGGCCACAACACCGACAAGTACGGGTTCCTGCGGTCCCTGCGCGAGTCCGGCTTCGACCCGGCCGGGCGGCCTGTGCTGGTGCTGGGAGCCGGCGGCGCAGCGCGGGCCGTGGTCGCCGGGCTGATCGAAGCCGGCGCCGGCTCCGTGCGCATCGCCAACAGGACGCCGGAGCGTGCCCACGCCCTGGCGCGGGCATTTGGCCGCCCCGTCGAGGCAATCGAGTGGCAGGAGGAGTCGCTGGCCGCGGCCTGCGCGGCCGTGGACCTGATCGTGAACACGACTCCCATGGGCACGGCGCGTACGGCGCTGGCGGCAGAGTCGCCGCTCGACGAGCGGCACTTCCGGCCCGGGGTCTACGCATTCGACCTCGTGTACAACCCGGCGGAGACGCCCTTCCTCGCCGCGGCAAGGAGCGCGGGGGCGGTTGCGGTAGGCGGACTCGACATGCTCGTCTACCAGGGAGCGGAGTCTATCCGCCTCTGGACCGGGCGCGAGCCCCCCGTCGACCTCATGCGCGAGGCGGCGCGCGAAGCGCTGCAGGCGCCCGGCGCCGCCGTGATCGCAGGAGAAGGCTAA